The genomic window GAACACACCATAAAATACGGCGTAGCGTATACTCTTGGGATATTAGTCTCATTTGCCACAATTGCCGCTATACTCATCACCCTCCAGCATGGCGGTGAGAAAATCGGCTGGGGTTTCCAGATGCAATCACCATCCTTTGTCGGCTTTCTTATTTATCTACTATTTTTAGTTGGGCTTAACTTATCGGGAATGTTTCACCTGCCAGTATTAATGGGAAATACCGGAAACAACCTCGCTAATGAGAATTCAGTCAAAGGCAGCTTTTTTACTGGTATATTAGCGGCAATGGTCGCCACTCCCTGTACCGCTCCATTTATGGCTTCGGCTGTTGGCGTTGCTCTTCTTCTGCCAGCATGGGCGGCTATGTTAGTGTTTCTATCTCTAGGATTTGGTCTTGCCCTGCCCTTCCTGCTAATCAGTATTTTCCCATCACTACTTAATTTTCTACCAAAACCCGGTATATGGATGGAAAGATTCAAAGAATTTCTGGCATTCCCGATGTACGCCTCTGTTATCTGGCTTATTTGGGTGCTTGGCATCCAAACCGGAGTACATGGTATCGTGCTTATATTATTTGGATTATTACTAATAATATTTACTATCTGGATACAGAAGATAAACGCGAAATGTAATATATACCACCGTTCCTTTTTCTTTATATCATCAGTGATAATGCTAACTGCTATTCTCATTTCACTTGGTTCCATGTCCACCCAGAAATTGGAGTATAAAAATACTATCGCTTACTCGGAAGAGCTGTTCAAATCCATGCGTGATGATAATAAACCGGTTTATCTTGATGTAACCGCCGCTTGGTGCATCACTTGTCAGCTCAACAAAAAATTCGTGTTAGATAGCGATAACATAAATAAATTGTTTAAGGAGCAAGACGTAGCTCTGATGGTCGCCGACTGGACCAACCGTAATCCTAAAATAACTGAGCTTCTTGGTAGCTTTGGTTATAACGGTGTCCCACTCAATGTTTTTTATCCGGCTAATAATGGGAAACCAGT from Rickettsiales bacterium includes these protein-coding regions:
- a CDS encoding protein-disulfide reductase DsbD family protein translates to MQKKAVIKKYYNLVTAIYLSLLTCVFFVISGHHNAYAQSWSIPDSSLSLTKQNNVSARLVSESVSLQEGKKIRLGVILDAGNWHTYWKEPGDAGLPTEFSWTLPEGFSASDIDWPPPQKFAEGELTTYGYTGTTLLPVTITVPDKLDSQSYDITVKANWLACDKICIPESATLSINMLAGKISPSSNIGLFDKHISASSQTINNTQDSSYFLIITTIMLALAGGLILNIMPCVLPVLSLKALALAKKAGHKREHTIKYGVAYTLGILVSFATIAAILITLQHGGEKIGWGFQMQSPSFVGFLIYLLFLVGLNLSGMFHLPVLMGNTGNNLANENSVKGSFFTGILAAMVATPCTAPFMASAVGVALLLPAWAAMLVFLSLGFGLALPFLLISIFPSLLNFLPKPGIWMERFKEFLAFPMYASVIWLIWVLGIQTGVHGIVLILFGLLLIIFTIWIQKINAKCNIYHRSFFFISSVIMLTAILISLGSMSTQKLEYKNTIAYSEELFKSMRDDNKPVYLDVTAAWCITCQLNKKFVLDSDNINKLFKEQDVALMVADWTNRNPKITELLGSFGYNGVPLNVFYPANNGKPVILPQILSEEIVTKTIKENQ